GCCTCAGCCGCCGCTCGGCCCACCCGGATCGACACCTCCTGAGCCTTCGCCATGGCAACCACCGGCGCAGCAGGTTCCGCCGACGGTGCCGGAACAGCAGCCGCCCACCCTGCAGAGTCCGGTGACACCGCCTCCGGACGAGCCGTCGGCCACCACCACTGCCGGCGAGCCCGCGGAGCCTGCCGCGCCCAAGAAGAGCCGCGACTACAAGTCCCTGGTGCTCATCGGCGTCATCGTCGTCGCCGTGTTCCTGGCTGCCGTGCTCGGCATCGAGCTGTACGCGCGCCAGCGCACCAGCACCGAGGTCAACGCGGCCACATCGTGCCTGGTTCAGGATGGCGCGACCGCATCCTTCGGCCCGACGCCGCTGGTGCTTCAGTACCTCGGTGATCACATCGACAAGCTGACGATCAGGACCGCGGGCAATCAGATCGCGCAGGCCAAGAAGATGGCCGTCGCCATCACGGTGCGTGACGTCTCCCTGAAGAAGACCGCCGATTCGCTCGGCACGATCGGCCGCCTCGACGTCGAGGTGTCCTGGCCGACCGCCGGCATCACCGAAAGTGCCCGCGAGCTGGTGCCGGGAATGCTCGGTTCATTGGTCGGCGACGCGACCACCAACGAGTCGACCGGCGAGGTGACCCTCACCGCCGCCGGCGGACTGGCCCAGATCACCACCAAACCCGTCATCAAGGACGGCATGGTGACCCTGCAGTCCGAGAACGTGTCGGCGTTCATCGGTCTGCCCCGCGAAATCATCCAGCCGGCACTGGACACCTTCTCCAAGGGACTCGTCGGCGGCGAATACCCGATGGGACTCAAGGCCCAAGAGGTGAAGGTCACCAACGACGGCATCACGGTGAAACTGTCGAGCACCAACCAGCCGATGAAGCCGGTCGAGAATCCCTGCTTGCAGAACCTGAGTTTTTAAACCGGAAACCCGTCCAGGACGGCCCGGCTACTCGAGAGGCCCAGACGCGTGGCACCGGCATCGAGCATGGCCGCGGCGTCGTGTGCCGTGCGGATTCCGCCGCTCGCCTTGACCTGAAGCCGATCGCCTACGGTCTCTGCCATGATTCGCACGGCCTCGACCGTCGCTCCCCCGGATGGGTGAAATCCGGTGGAGGTCTTCACGAAATCGGCTCCGGCGGCCTCACTGACCCGACATGCCTGACGGACCGCCTCGGCACCGGAGCGTTCCAACAGTACCGCCGATTCGATGATGACCTTCAAGGTCGCCGACGGGGCCGCGCGCCGCACGGCCTCGATATCGGCCTGCACGGACGCGAAGTCTCCGGCCACCGCAGCACCCACGTCGATCACCATGTCGATCTCGGTCGCTCCTGCCGCGACGGCGAGAGCGGCCTCATGCGCTTTGATGGACGAAAGATGTTTCCCCGACGGGAATCCCACCACCGCCGCGACGATCAGGCCTGCACCTCCTTCGGGCAGGTCCACCGGCAGCATCGACGGAGACACGCACACCGCCAACACCCCGAGGTCGGCAGCCTCCGCGATCAGCGACCGTACGTCCTCGGGAGTTGCCTCGGGCTTGAGCAACGTGTGGTCGATGAGCGCGGCTACCTCACCGCGGGCGGGCCAAACCGCCGGTCTGCCTGCCGATTCCGTCATGGGCTCAGTCATAGGGGCTAGCGTCGCATACATGACCTCACAGCATGAGCGTGCGGTAGCGTTCGCGGCTCTTCATCAGTCCGGTGCGTTCGTGGTCCCCAACCCGTGGGATGCCGGGAGTGCCCGCATCCTGACCGGCTTCGGCTTCTCTGCCCTGGCCACCACCAGCGCCGGATTGGCCTTCGCGCTGGGACGTCGCGACGGTGCCAATCTGGTCAGCCACGCGGAGACGCTGGCCAATGCCTCCGATATCGCGGCGGCAACCCATCTCCCGGTTTCGGCAGATCTGGAAAACGGTGGGCCCACCATCGGAGACATCGCCATGACCATCCGGGAGGCGGCGGCCTCCGGGCTTGTCGGCGGATCCATCGAGGACACCACCGGGGATCCCCATGCACCGATCTTCCCGGTCGCCGAGGCGGTGGACCGAATCACTGCCGCGGTACACACGGTGCGTGATTTGCCCTTCCCTTTCACGCTGACGGCGCGCGCCGAGAACTTCCTGTACGGCAGAACGGATCTGGCGGACACCATCGCCCGGCTGACCGCGTATGCCGAGGCGGGAGCCGACGTGGTGTACGCACCGGGTCTGCCCGATGCCGACGCCGTCCGTGCGGTCTGCACCGCAGTGGACCGCCCGGTGAACCTGCTCGCCGCGGGGTTTGTGCTGAATCACTCGGTCCAGGAGATCGCGCAGTGGGGTGTGCGCCGGATCAGCCTCGGATCCGCCATGGCGCGGGCGGCGCTAGGGGCTTTCGTGGAGGGCACACGGGAGATCGCCCAGCACGGCACGTTCGGATTCGCGTCACGCGCCATCGGATACGCGGATGCCAACGCTCTGTTCCCCTAGACCGTCGGGGGCGCAACCTGCGTGGAGCACACAGGTTGCGCAGTTGGATAGCCTATCCTTATATGCATGGAACGCCCCTGGCCAGTGCTCTACCGTCATGTCGCCCCCGACCCCTCGGTGCCTGCACCTCCCGCGGCCACGCTCCCCAGCCCGTTCGGTTTGAGGCTGGTCGATCCGGACAGCGACGACACGGCGCTCATCGCCCGGTGGATGCGTCAGCCGGCATTGGTCAACGGCTGGGAACAGGACTGGCCGGACGCACGCTGGTACGACCAGCTCAAGGCCCAGGTTGAGAGCACCTATTCGCATCCTTACCTGGTGCTGTTTCGCGATGAGCCCGTCGGCTACTTGGAGTTCTATCGCGCGGCCCAGGATTCAATCGGCTCCACGTACGACGCGGACCCCTACGACCTCGGAATACACGGCGCGATCGCCAACCAGGCCATGGCCAGCAAGGGCTTCATGGTGATGATCCTGCCCAAGATCATCAAGAGCTTCTTCGAGCTGGAGCCGCAATGTAAGCGGGTCATGTTCGACCCCGAATACCAGAATTTCGAAACCCGCCGAGTGTTCGAACACATCGGTTGCGTGTTTCTCGGAGAGCACCAGATGCCCAACCGCAGGATGGCGTTGTACACCACCCCGCGGACCCCGGCCGATGTACCCGGGCAGCCGGCCTAGCCGCCCAAGGAGCGGTAGCCCTCCATATCGGGCTTCAGCGCGGCGGCGACGAACTCCCAGAGGGTCTCGTCGGTTCCGCCACCCACCCGGGCCAGTTTCATATCGCGCCACCAGCGCCCGACCGGGGTCTCGTCGGTCAGGTATCCCGAGCCGCCGAAGATATGAAGGCATTCGGAGAGCACCTCTTCGCCAAGCCGGGCAGCCGTCACCTTCGCCGCGGCCGCCGTGCGCAGATTCATCTCGCCCGTCGCGGCGATACCTTCGAGCGAGTAGCGCATCATGTCGACGCGGGACTGCAGATCGGCGACGCGCAGCCGCAATGCCTGGTGCCCCAGGAGTGTGCTGCCGAACTGCACCCGCTCCGTCATGCGGGCGATCGTGATCCCGAGAGCCTTTTCGCAGAGCGCCACCACCTGAGCCGCGATGCCGAGCCGCTCGTGGGACAGGCCCCAGCTGATGGCGGCAAGTCCCGCGCCCGGGCGGGCGATCAGCGCGTCGGCGGGAACCCACGTGTCGATGTCGATCGGCGCGGTATCCAGCGGTCCCGCGCTCAGCTTGCGGTAGCGCTCGTGCACCACCACCTGAGCGGTCGGCACCAACAACAGCATCACGTTGCCGTGCTTGCCCGCGGCATCACCGTCGGCACTGCGAGCGACGACGACGATGTGATCGGAGATCGGGCCGAGCGACACGAATTTCTTGCTGCCCCGCACGTGGTAGCCGCCGTCGACGCCGTGGACCAGGGTCTCCGAAATCTGGAGATCAGAACCGCCTGCCTCCTCGGATGCCCCGATACACAGCACCGCCTGGCCACGGATGGCCTGCTCGGTGATCGCACGTAGGTAGTCGGTGCGACCAAACCGGCGCAGGATGGAAATCGCGGAATCGTGCAGGCTCGCGCCGATGCTGATCCCGATCGAACCGAGATCGCCCAGCGCGAATCCCAACGACACGAGCTTCGCCACATCGGGCAGCGGACCCGAGGCCCATTTGTCGGCGAGTACACCGCCACGGCCGAAGCGCTCGATGAGGGCGCGGGGGAAGCGCTCGGTCTCCTCGGCCTCCGCCACCCACGACCTCACCTCGTCGTCGATGACCGAGTCGAGCAGCGCGCGAAAACCTTCGGCAGACAACGCAGCCACGGTCTGAGGCTCCTGGTCGGCCAGGGTCATCGCAGGCCTCCGCCCGTCTCGATGAGACGCTTGACTTCAAGACGCCGCAGCTTGCCCGACGTCGTGATGGGCAGGTCGCCGGGAGTCACGAAAACGACCTCGGAGGGCACCACCCCGCAGTCGGCGGTCACCCGCTGAACCACCTGTCGGCGCGCGGCGTCGAAGTCGGTGCCCTTGTACTCGACGGCCAACGCCAGCCTGGGGCGAACGCCACCTTCGTCGAGTCCCACCGCGGCGACTCTTCCGGCCCGCACGCCCTCGACCGAGGCCGCCGCCCGCTCGACGTCGATGGGGTACACATTGCGGCCGGCAAGAACGATGAGTTCCTTGAACCGGCCGACGATGACCAGATCGCCGTCGTGAAAATAGCCCAGATCGCCGGTGTTGAACCATTCGTCTTTGTCGATCGGCGGGCTACCCAGATAACCATTCATCATGCAGGCGCCCTTGATCTCGACCCGCCCCACATCCCGGCCGCTGATCGCCGGTACCTCGCGCTCGGCAGGCACCACCCGGACCTCCATGCCGTCGAACGCGGAGCCGACCAGTGCGTACCTACGGGGGGCCTGACCACCATCGGGGGTAGCGACGAGAACGTCATCGGATCTGGCGCCGACACCGGGATGGGTCATCGTCACGACGCACGTGCCCTCGGCCAGGCCCCAGGCCGCCACGGCCGCACCCGGTGAGAAGCCATGCGGAGTCGCCGCCGTCAGGAAGCGCTCGAAACCGTCACAGTTGATCAGCTCGGCCGCGCTGACGGCCGCACGCAACTTGCCCAGGTCGACGCCGCGATCGATCTTGCCGGCGTACCGGCCGATGATGTCGTAGGCGAAGTTCGGGGCCATCAGATATGTCGCGCCGCTTTCACTGAGCCAGTCCAGCCACCTGATGGGCGAGGCCGCAAAAGCGCTGTTCGGCGCCAACCAGAGTGGCATTCCCGTCCACAGCGAAGCCAGCAATGTAATCAGGCCCATGTCGTGGTACAGCGGCAGCCAGCTACAGGTCAGGTCTTCTCCGCTCAGGCGCGCACGGCTGACCATCGCGCTGACGTTGCTCATCACGGCACCGCGGGAAAGCACAGCGGTCTTCGGGCTGCCCGTGGAACCGGACGAGTTCTGCAGCACCGCCGCAGTGGTCTCATCCCCGTTCTGTACGGGTGTGAACGACTGCGGCCGCGGTTTCGCACCGATATCCGCGACATCCTCGAGCCGGATGCTCGTCGGCACGGCCCGCAGCTGTTCCAGCTCCCGGCCGTGGCTGTAGATCGTGCGGACACCGATGGCCGCGCAGCGCTCCAGGGTCGTGTGCGCCCACCGATCCAGATCGGCTCCGCGCACCAGACCCGGGAAGAAGGACACACTCGTGCCCGCCAGCCAGGCTCCCTGGACACTGGCCACCAGGTCGACGGTGGGATTGCCGATCAGACCCAGCGCGCCCACGGGCCCGTTCGCGGCATTTTCGAGCAGGTCGACGGCCACGGTCTCTGCCCGGGCGTGCACCTCGGCCCA
The nucleotide sequence above comes from Mycobacteroides saopaulense. Encoded proteins:
- a CDS encoding GNAT family N-acetyltransferase translates to MERPWPVLYRHVAPDPSVPAPPAATLPSPFGLRLVDPDSDDTALIARWMRQPALVNGWEQDWPDARWYDQLKAQVESTYSHPYLVLFRDEPVGYLEFYRAAQDSIGSTYDADPYDLGIHGAIANQAMASKGFMVMILPKIIKSFFELEPQCKRVMFDPEYQNFETRRVFEHIGCVFLGEHQMPNRRMALYTTPRTPADVPGQPA
- the mbtM gene encoding long-chain-fatty acid--ACP ligase MbtM, with product MTTITTNVDAVQGNALAAKVSQALLSSSADLVIMDGATREWTRYPWAEVHARAETVAVDLLENAANGPVGALGLIGNPTVDLVASVQGAWLAGTSVSFFPGLVRGADLDRWAHTTLERCAAIGVRTIYSHGRELEQLRAVPTSIRLEDVADIGAKPRPQSFTPVQNGDETTAAVLQNSSGSTGSPKTAVLSRGAVMSNVSAMVSRARLSGEDLTCSWLPLYHDMGLITLLASLWTGMPLWLAPNSAFAASPIRWLDWLSESGATYLMAPNFAYDIIGRYAGKIDRGVDLGKLRAAVSAAELINCDGFERFLTAATPHGFSPGAAVAAWGLAEGTCVVTMTHPGVGARSDDVLVATPDGGQAPRRYALVGSAFDGMEVRVVPAEREVPAISGRDVGRVEIKGACMMNGYLGSPPIDKDEWFNTGDLGYFHDGDLVIVGRFKELIVLAGRNVYPIDVERAAASVEGVRAGRVAAVGLDEGGVRPRLALAVEYKGTDFDAARRQVVQRVTADCGVVPSEVVFVTPGDLPITTSGKLRRLEVKRLIETGGGLR
- a CDS encoding LmeA family phospholipid-binding protein, which codes for MTTPPQPPLGPPGSTPPEPSPWQPPAQQVPPTVPEQQPPTLQSPVTPPPDEPSATTTAGEPAEPAAPKKSRDYKSLVLIGVIVVAVFLAAVLGIELYARQRTSTEVNAATSCLVQDGATASFGPTPLVLQYLGDHIDKLTIRTAGNQIAQAKKMAVAITVRDVSLKKTADSLGTIGRLDVEVSWPTAGITESARELVPGMLGSLVGDATTNESTGEVTLTAAGGLAQITTKPVIKDGMVTLQSENVSAFIGLPREIIQPALDTFSKGLVGGEYPMGLKAQEVKVTNDGITVKLSSTNQPMKPVENPCLQNLSF
- a CDS encoding acyl-CoA dehydrogenase family protein, translating into MTLADQEPQTVAALSAEGFRALLDSVIDDEVRSWVAEAEETERFPRALIERFGRGGVLADKWASGPLPDVAKLVSLGFALGDLGSIGISIGASLHDSAISILRRFGRTDYLRAITEQAIRGQAVLCIGASEEAGGSDLQISETLVHGVDGGYHVRGSKKFVSLGPISDHIVVVARSADGDAAGKHGNVMLLLVPTAQVVVHERYRKLSAGPLDTAPIDIDTWVPADALIARPGAGLAAISWGLSHERLGIAAQVVALCEKALGITIARMTERVQFGSTLLGHQALRLRVADLQSRVDMMRYSLEGIAATGEMNLRTAAAAKVTAARLGEEVLSECLHIFGGSGYLTDETPVGRWWRDMKLARVGGGTDETLWEFVAAALKPDMEGYRSLGG
- a CDS encoding isocitrate lyase/PEP mutase family protein, with translation MTSQHERAVAFAALHQSGAFVVPNPWDAGSARILTGFGFSALATTSAGLAFALGRRDGANLVSHAETLANASDIAAATHLPVSADLENGGPTIGDIAMTIREAAASGLVGGSIEDTTGDPHAPIFPVAEAVDRITAAVHTVRDLPFPFTLTARAENFLYGRTDLADTIARLTAYAEAGADVVYAPGLPDADAVRAVCTAVDRPVNLLAAGFVLNHSVQEIAQWGVRRISLGSAMARAALGAFVEGTREIAQHGTFGFASRAIGYADANALFP
- the deoC gene encoding deoxyribose-phosphate aldolase translates to MTEPMTESAGRPAVWPARGEVAALIDHTLLKPEATPEDVRSLIAEAADLGVLAVCVSPSMLPVDLPEGGAGLIVAAVVGFPSGKHLSSIKAHEAALAVAAGATEIDMVIDVGAAVAGDFASVQADIEAVRRAAPSATLKVIIESAVLLERSGAEAVRQACRVSEAAGADFVKTSTGFHPSGGATVEAVRIMAETVGDRLQVKASGGIRTAHDAAAMLDAGATRLGLSSSRAVLDGFPV